A DNA window from Aureibacter tunicatorum contains the following coding sequences:
- a CDS encoding DUF1843 domain-containing protein, producing the protein MIIQPYGAGIREAIASNDVEQMKAMAENTKKFIKENGDISTALVELLDKIDQLEKK; encoded by the coding sequence ATGATCATACAACCTTACGGAGCAGGCATTAGAGAAGCAATAGCTTCAAATGATGTCGAACAAATGAAAGCAATGGCCGAAAATACAAAGAAATTCATTAAAGAAAATGGAGACATTTCAACGGCATTGGTAGAACTATTGGATAAAATCGACCAATTGGAAAAGAAGTAA
- a CDS encoding class I SAM-dependent methyltransferase, with the protein MKSEQIKSIAKEIENVERQMDWGGMTIAYGLKKFTYGSSSFLDTIYNNISLNENDTFYDLGCGYGLVLWYGAQRFPNTQFKGIEIVRERCEFAEELAKRDNLKNINIFQGDLLQQDISDGNIFYIYNSLYSDLYTELVKKLKAIASQKVITIIAESSSKFFDKESWLIEQCEFELSPISSLKIYKSK; encoded by the coding sequence ATGAAAAGCGAACAAATCAAATCAATTGCCAAAGAAATTGAAAATGTCGAACGCCAAATGGATTGGGGAGGAATGACTATAGCCTATGGATTAAAAAAATTCACTTACGGTTCGTCAAGCTTTCTTGATACAATCTATAATAATATCTCTCTAAACGAAAATGACACTTTCTATGATTTGGGTTGTGGATACGGGCTCGTGCTTTGGTACGGAGCCCAACGCTTTCCTAATACTCAGTTCAAGGGAATCGAAATAGTCAGAGAACGTTGCGAATTTGCTGAAGAATTGGCTAAACGTGATAATTTGAAAAACATCAACATCTTTCAAGGCGACTTGCTTCAACAGGATATAAGCGATGGCAATATATTTTACATTTATAATTCACTGTACAGCGACCTTTACACAGAATTAGTTAAAAAACTAAAAGCCATTGCCTCTCAAAAAGTTATAACCATCATTGCGGAATCAAGCAGCAAGTTTTTTGACAAAGAAAGTTGGTTGATTGAACAGTGTGAGTTTGAATTGAGCCCCATCAGTTCTTTGAAAATTTACAAGTCAAAATAA
- a CDS encoding DUF1843 domain-containing protein translates to MYQVLYAAGIREAAASNDVEKMKAVAEQAKKNIKESGDLSLALVELLEAIEKLDNK, encoded by the coding sequence ATGTATCAAGTACTTTACGCAGCAGGCATCAGAGAAGCGGCGGCTTCCAATGATGTTGAAAAAATGAAAGCAGTAGCTGAACAAGCAAAAAAGAACATTAAAGAAAGTGGAGATCTCTCTCTTGCTTTGGTTGAATTGTTAGAGGCCATCGAAAAACTTGACAACAAGTAA
- the rimK gene encoding 30S ribosomal protein S6--L-glutamate ligase, with protein sequence MNKIIVGSDEWCNFPQLKIPAVKARVDSGARTSSLHAVNIVSFNREGTPWVSFEVHPLQNDGKTTVHCEAPLFDKRKVKSSNGATETRYVIKTPLTIAEYTWEIELTLTNRDSMGYRMLLGREAMGGKMLVDPNTECLLGEPSIEELDQYYALHTNEKTGLKIGLLASDPSLYSNRRIIEAGQERGHEMEFLSVKDCYIKLDGEAPEMHYRGGRILKGFDAVIPRIRPSVTFYGSALTRHFEAMGVYTLNSASAITQSRDKLYALQLLINNGLPIPTTGFANSPLDTEELIKMVGGAPLIVKLLEGTQGKGVVLAETKKAAESLINAFKSLKANILVQQFIKEANGKDIRCFVVNGKVVESIMRTAAPGEFRANIHMGGTASITKISAEEKRIAILAAKTFNLKVAGVDIIRGSNGPMLLEVNSSPGLEGIEGASEKDIAGKMIEAIEKDLKYVRTND encoded by the coding sequence ATGAATAAGATAATCGTAGGCAGCGACGAGTGGTGCAACTTCCCGCAATTGAAAATTCCAGCGGTTAAAGCCAGAGTTGATTCAGGCGCCAGAACTTCTTCCCTTCATGCTGTGAATATCGTTTCATTTAATCGAGAAGGAACACCTTGGGTTAGTTTTGAAGTTCATCCGTTGCAAAACGATGGAAAAACCACTGTGCATTGCGAAGCTCCATTATTTGACAAAAGAAAAGTTAAAAGTTCAAATGGAGCAACTGAAACCCGTTATGTCATCAAAACGCCATTGACAATAGCGGAATACACTTGGGAAATTGAGTTAACCTTAACCAACCGCGATAGCATGGGCTATCGCATGCTGTTAGGACGAGAAGCTATGGGTGGAAAAATGCTTGTAGACCCTAACACCGAGTGCTTATTAGGCGAGCCAAGCATTGAAGAGCTTGACCAATACTACGCATTGCATACTAACGAAAAAACCGGTCTTAAAATTGGCCTTCTAGCTTCTGATCCAAGCCTATATAGCAATCGCAGAATCATTGAAGCGGGTCAAGAGCGTGGACATGAGATGGAGTTTTTGAGCGTTAAAGATTGCTATATAAAACTAGATGGAGAAGCTCCTGAAATGCATTACCGAGGCGGGCGCATACTCAAGGGTTTTGACGCAGTCATTCCTAGAATTAGGCCAAGCGTTACATTTTACGGATCTGCTTTAACAAGACACTTCGAAGCCATGGGAGTTTATACTTTGAACTCAGCTTCGGCCATCACTCAATCCCGTGATAAACTTTATGCTTTGCAATTATTAATCAACAACGGGCTTCCTATCCCGACCACAGGCTTTGCTAATTCGCCCTTAGATACCGAAGAACTTATCAAAATGGTCGGTGGAGCTCCATTAATCGTTAAACTCTTGGAAGGCACCCAAGGCAAAGGCGTCGTATTGGCTGAAACTAAGAAAGCTGCCGAAAGTCTTATCAATGCTTTCAAAAGCCTAAAAGCCAATATATTAGTGCAACAATTCATCAAGGAGGCCAATGGAAAGGATATTCGATGTTTTGTCGTGAACGGAAAAGTTGTCGAAAGCATCATGAGAACAGCAGCACCGGGAGAGTTTAGAGCCAACATACATATGGGAGGAACTGCTTCGATTACTAAGATATCCGCTGAAGAAAAACGCATAGCAATTCTAGCCGCCAAAACATTCAACTTAAAAGTCGCTGGCGTAGATATCATCAGAGGCTCCAATGGTCCTATGCTTTTGGAAGTGAACTCATCTCCGGGCTTGGAAGGCATAGAAGGAGCTTCTGAAAAAGACATCGCTGGCAAAATGATTGAAGCGATTGAAAAAGATTTGAAATACGTAAGAACCAATGACTAA
- a CDS encoding DUF1843 domain-containing protein codes for MYLPMYAASIREAIASNDVEKMKATAEQAKKTIKESGDISLALVELIDAIDKLEKK; via the coding sequence ATGTATCTTCCAATGTACGCAGCCAGCATCAGAGAAGCGATAGCTTCAAATGACGTGGAAAAAATGAAAGCCACAGCTGAGCAAGCAAAAAAAACAATCAAGGAAAGCGGTGATATATCACTAGCTCTAGTAGAGCTTATCGATGCAATCGATAAACTAGAAAAAAAATAA
- a CDS encoding radical SAM/SPASM domain-containing protein, whose translation MTVESNPSIRYRIDSDYEKLTPVHAVWEITLACNLNCGHCGSRAGKVRPDELTTQECFDIIDKLHELGTREITIIGGEAFLRNDWLEIISRIDQAGMECSMQTGGYNLNEKRILDAKQAGIKNIGVSIDGLEDVHNQIRGKRDSYQHALNALELLKKHGITSSVNTVITKSNQHQLDELLDEFIVRGIKNWQIQLIVAMGNAVENDDLILQPYEIIDLYENLIKVYKRALSHNILIQAGNNIGYYGPYEHIWRQGKDAFWTGCSAGHTAIGIEANGIIKGCPSLPTSDYTGGNIKDMTLDDIWYHSKQMKFTRHRNLDELWGHCKSCYYASSCMAGCTWTSHVLFGKRGNNPYCHHRALKLEKEGKRERIRKVQEAEGKPFDYGLFEIIVEDNNGNILEVQNPLENNEDTSAELKTEIRTFENLELCRDCNQHVYEGTEICPHCNSNVPEAKERYETKLKDVYTAYDKLLELMN comes from the coding sequence ATGACTGTTGAATCCAACCCATCCATAAGGTACCGTATTGACTCTGATTATGAAAAACTAACGCCTGTCCATGCTGTATGGGAAATTACACTGGCTTGCAATTTAAACTGCGGACACTGTGGCTCCAGAGCAGGCAAGGTCAGACCTGATGAACTAACTACTCAAGAATGCTTTGATATTATCGACAAGCTTCATGAATTAGGGACTAGAGAAATAACTATTATCGGTGGCGAAGCATTTTTAAGAAATGACTGGCTGGAGATCATTTCTAGAATTGATCAAGCAGGCATGGAGTGTTCCATGCAAACAGGTGGATATAACTTGAATGAAAAGAGAATTCTAGACGCTAAACAAGCTGGAATTAAAAATATCGGAGTTTCAATCGACGGACTTGAAGATGTCCACAACCAGATCAGAGGCAAAAGAGATTCTTATCAACATGCTTTAAACGCGCTTGAATTATTAAAGAAGCACGGAATCACTTCGAGTGTCAATACTGTTATCACTAAATCAAATCAACATCAACTTGACGAGCTTCTGGATGAATTCATAGTCAGAGGCATCAAAAACTGGCAAATCCAACTCATAGTCGCTATGGGCAATGCCGTGGAAAATGATGATTTGATTCTTCAACCCTACGAGATCATAGATCTGTACGAAAATCTAATCAAAGTCTACAAAAGAGCGCTAAGTCATAATATCCTCATTCAGGCAGGCAACAATATTGGCTATTATGGCCCATATGAGCACATATGGAGGCAAGGCAAAGACGCTTTCTGGACAGGATGCTCAGCAGGCCATACCGCTATCGGAATTGAGGCCAATGGAATCATCAAAGGGTGTCCTTCTCTGCCTACTAGCGATTATACCGGTGGAAATATCAAAGATATGACACTTGACGACATTTGGTATCACAGCAAGCAAATGAAATTCACGAGGCATCGAAATCTTGACGAACTTTGGGGGCACTGCAAAAGCTGTTATTACGCCTCTTCTTGCATGGCAGGTTGCACATGGACAAGCCACGTTCTTTTTGGCAAAAGAGGAAACAATCCATATTGCCACCACAGGGCATTGAAACTGGAAAAAGAAGGCAAAAGAGAAAGAATAAGAAAAGTACAAGAGGCGGAAGGCAAGCCCTTTGACTATGGACTATTCGAAATCATCGTGGAAGACAATAATGGAAATATTCTTGAAGTGCAAAATCCTCTAGAAAACAATGAGGATACTTCAGCGGAATTAAAAACAGAAATAAGAACATTTGAAAATCTTGAACTCTGCAGGGATTGCAATCAGCATGTGTATGAAGGCACTGAAATATGCCCTCATTGCAACAGCAATGTGCCTGAAGCAAAAGAAAGATACGAAACTAAGCTTAAAGATGTCTACACGGCTTATGACAAGCTGTTGGAATTAATGAATTAA